From the genome of Lotus japonicus ecotype B-129 chromosome 6, LjGifu_v1.2, one region includes:
- the LOC130726288 gene encoding fasciclin-like arabinogalactan protein 12, which yields MKQAIFFSLLLFAPIFFTTISAQSPAASPKKSPAKPSPASLAPAPAKPLVPSLPQSPSSDSSGQDIIKILRKAKSFNTLIRLLKTTQIINQVNAQLVTTKNGGLTILAPDDGAFSQLKAGYFNSLDGRQQKELIQFHVLPQYVSSSNFDALSNPVLTLASDSPKGYQINVTAYGNSVNISTGAVNATLTGIVYSDKTLAIYHVDKVLVPLDFSKPKSPAPAPTLANAPKSDKDNSSDEDGDDQGAKKATSGAIKLISVQGTMLMSLGIAFVAAVL from the coding sequence ATGAAGCAAGCTATCTTCTTCTCACTTCTCCTATTTGCTCCCATCTTTTTCACCACCATTTCAGCCCAATCACCAGCTGCATCCCCAAAAAAATCCCCTGCAAAACCCTCCCCAGCATCACTAGCTCCAGCACCAGCAAAACCATTAGTCCCCTCACTGCCCCAATCACCCTCTTCTGATTCTTCCGGCCAAGACATCATCAAAATCCTCAGAAAAGCAAAATCATTCAACACGCTGATTCGCCTTCTCAAAACCACACAAATCATCAACCAGGTCAATGCACAATTGGTAACAACAAAAAATGGTGGTTTAACCATTTTAGCACCAGATGATGGTGCCTTTTCACAGCTCAAAGCTGGGTACTTCAACTCTCTGGACGGTCGCCAACAAAAGGAACTGATACAGTTCCATGTTCTTCCACAATATGTGTCAAGTTCAAATTTTGATGCCCTGAGCAACCCTGTTCTGACACTTGCAAGTGATAGCCCAAAAGGGTATCAGATCAATGTTACAGCTTATGGGAACAGTGTGAACATTTCAACTGGGGCGGTTAATGCAACACTCACTGGCATTGTGTACTCGGATAAAACACTTGCTATATATCATGTGGACAAGGTGCTTGTTCCTCTGGATTTCTCTAAGCCTAAGTCTCCTGCTCCTGCACCCACTCTTGCGAATGCGCCGAAATCCGATAAGGATAACTCATCtgatgaagatggtgatgaTCAGGGAGCAAAGAAGGCCACTTCTGGTGCCATCAAGTTGATTAGCGTTCAAGGAACAATGTTGATGTCCCTTGGAATTGCTTTTGTTGCTGCTGTACTGTAA